One Setaria viridis chromosome 3, Setaria_viridis_v4.0, whole genome shotgun sequence DNA window includes the following coding sequences:
- the LOC117850354 gene encoding plastid division protein CDP1, chloroplastic, which translates to MVMPTVASAAAASLHPAVSTRHLGVGSGNAFLAAGGFLAGGLRAAAAGSVRARVAEAAPVAAEGSRQEAPAAPMVEIPVTCYQILGVTEKAEKDEIVKAAMELKIAGIEDGYTAEVSAFRQALLVDVRDKLLFEQDYAGNTKEKVPPRSSLHIPWSWLPAALCVLQEVGEEKLVLEIGQAALRRPDSKPYVHDILLAMALAECSIAKASFEKSKVSLGFEALARAQYLLRRKPSLEKMPLLEQIEESLEELAPACTLELLSLPQTPENSERRRGAIAALCELLRQGLDVESSCRVHDWPCFLGQAINKLLATEIVDLLSWDTLATTRKNKRSLESQSQRVVVDFNCFYVAMLAHLAFGFSTRQTELIKKAKTICECLVASESTDLKFEESFCSYLLGEETSAAVFEKLQQLQSNGSSNSKNYGLDKKKDSSDKVTVNQSLELWLKDVALSRFADTKDCLPSLANFFGAPKRILNTSKQKLGSPRSVLLSSQPSSSVSSCNRTSGEQTPRLSPNSHLGEAVKQLAPTNLGLHSSMDRQVNGSGTTSVPLKRNPGSHPLRTLELWGPTGDVIGKLAYSALLGFVVFGTLKLFRFQLGHMKYANPSRESASMSSLNEASAPEGSFITSSVRKHFENLSKLLWLSDRVHSSSEERERYPVPKDTTAAVCKQKMDIQEAEALVKQWQDIKSEALGPDYQIDMLLEILDGSMLSKWQDLALSAKDQSCYWRFVLLNLDVVRAEIILDEVGAGEAAEIDAVLEEAAELVDDSQPKKPSYYSTYEVQYILRRQNDGSWKICEAAVQDLT; encoded by the exons ggcggcggcggggtcggtgCGTGCCAGGGTGGCGGAGGCCGCGCCGGTGGCCGCCGAGGGCAGCAGGCAGGAGGCTCCCGCTGCCCCGATGGTGGAGATCCCCGTCACTTGCTATCAG ATTCTAGGCGTTACAGAGAAGGCTGAGAAGGATGAGATTGTGAAGGCAGCAATGGAGTTAAAAATTGCTGGGATAGAAGATGGATACACAGCTGAAGTTTCCGCTTTCAGACAG GCTCTACTGGTAGATGTCAGAGATAAACTTCTATTTGAACAAGATTACGCAGGAAACACAAAGGAGAAGGTTCCACCTAGATCCTCTCTTCATATACCTTGGAGCTGGTTGCCTGCTGCTCTTTGTGTCCTGCAGGAG GTTGGAGAAGAAAAATTAGTTTTGGAAATCGGTCAAGCAGCTCTGCGACGCCCTGATTCAAAGCCTTATGTTCACGACATACTTCTTGCAATGGCATTAGCAGAA TGCTCTATAGCAAAAGCCAGCTTTGAGAAAAGTAAGGTTTCCCTTGGCTTTGAGGCTCTAGCACGTGCTCAATATCTTTTGAGGAGAAAACCATCATTGGAGAAGATGCCGCTTCTTGAACAG ATTGAAGAATCACTTGAGGAGCTTGCACCTGCTTGCACTTTGGAGCTTTTAAGCTTGCCTCAGACACCTGAAAATTCTGAACGCAGGCGAGGTGCTATTGCAGCTCTCTGTGAATTGCTTAGACAGGGCCTTGATGTTGAATCTTCTTGTAGAGTCCATGACTGGCCTTGCTTCTTAGGTCAAGCGATAAACAAATTATTAGCCACTGAAATCGTGGATCTACTTTCTTGGGACACTTTGGCTACAACTCGTAAAAATAAAAGATCATTGGAGTCCCAAAGCCAGCGAGTGGTAGTTGACTTCAACTGCTTCTATGTGGCAATGCTTGCTCACCTTGCATTTGGATTTTCAACCCGCCAGACTGAGTTG ATCAAGAAAGCTAAAACTATCTGTGAATGTTTAGTTGCATCTGAGAGCACAGATCTAAAATTTGAGGAATCTTTTTGCTCATATCTTCTTGGGGAG GAAACTAGCGCCGCAGTTTTTGAAAAGCTTCAGCAGCTTCAAAGTAATGGAAGTTCAAATTCAAAGAATTATGGGTTAGATAAAAAGAAAGACAGCAGTGACAAGGTTACTGTCAACCAATCACTG GAACTGTGGCTGAAGGATGTGGCGCTCTCTCGTTTTGCAGATACAAAAGATTGTCTGCCATCTTTG GCCAACTTTTTTGGAGCTCCTAAACGCATCCTTAACACATCCAAGCAGAAACTGGGATCCCCAAGATCAGTCCTTTTGAGCTCTCAGCCGTCTTCTAGTGTCTCATCATGCAACAGAACTTCAGGGGAGCAGACCCCAAGATTGAGTCCTAACAGCCATTTGGGCGAGGCTGTCAAGCAACTTGCGCCTACTAACCTAGGGCTCCATTCATCAATGGATAGGCAAGTAAATGGCTCAGGAACAACATCTGTTCCCCTAAAGCGCAACCCTGGATCCCATCCTCTCAGAACACTGGAATTATGGGGACCGACTGGAGATGTTATTGGAAAGCTTGCCTATAGCGCACTCCTAGGCTTTGTTGTGTTTGGCACATTAAAATTGTTCAGATTTCAGTTAGGGCACATGAAATATGCCAACCCAAGTAGAGAGTCTGCATCCATGTCATCCCTGAATGAAGCATCTGCACCAGAAGGTTCCTTTATTACCAGCAGTGTTAGGAAGCATTTTGAAAATTTGTCGAAATTGCTTTGGCTGAGTGATAGGGTTCATTCAAGTagtgaagaaagagagagatacCCAGTGCCTAAAGATACCACCGCTGCAGTTTGCAAGCAAAAGATGGATATTCAAGAAGCAGAAGCACTTGTAAAACAGTGGCAAGACATAAAATCTGAAGCTCTTGGCCCTGACTATCAAATTGACATGCTCCTCGAGATTCTCGACGGTTCAATGCTCTCTAag TGGCAAGATTTAGCCTTATCGGCAAAGGACCAGTCCTGCTATTGGAGATTTGTTTTGTTAAATCTCGATGTTGTTCGAGCTGAGATAATCTTGGATGAAGTTGGTGCTGGTGAAGCAGCAGAAATTGATGCTGTACTTGAGGAGGCGGCTGAGCTTGTTGATGACTCCCAGCCCAAGAAACCCAGTTATTACAG CACATACGAAGTTCAGTACATATTGAGGAGGCAGAATGATGGATCATGGAAAATCTGCGAAGCTGCTGTCCAGGACTTGACGTGA
- the LOC117850357 gene encoding uncharacterized protein: MPAGAWPAAAAATSAPLSAAVRAAMRTLGGLLPRAHRPHSTTATTTTTASDTAASSSSSHTLHDYNRLLAAFARDGDGDAALRVLRRMLLSSPACAPTAVSYTSAMSALAKAGRPADAASLFDDMLANGVTPDRAAFSLLLHVYSSHLHLPAAAHSVLLWMTRLGLPPTPIDYTDLIFSFCRAGRLADALQLLDEMRALNYPLTPHTFAPILKAFCDNADIQAADALISSMRCSGCLPDVVIYNIYIQGLCKMGYFDAVEQVIDESSRNGWVPDAVTYSTYVAGLCRFGYIEEAFRQLEIMVAKGLQLTVVGLNILLDYVAQDLDMWAGKEVLERCQELGFVVDVVTYNTVMDHFSKKGKWLRVLKLFTDLLKKPITPNVQTYNILISCLCRAGKFQFAKFMFSSKGFVADTVTCNILIHEFYEAGKEGELGFLFADVNAGKIAPDTITYNTLVDCLFRSGRRSEAANFVRHIDDGYPTEPVAHLTYWLVRSGNTHEALRLFDDIQIKGLVLDSKIFANVIKAFCRKGPVECSDMSQLCSVLDRMLGIG, translated from the coding sequence ATGCCCGCCGGCGCATGGccggccgcagccgcagccaccTCCGCTCCGCTCTCCGCCGCGGTGCGCGCGGCCATGCGCACgctcggcggcctcctcccccgcgcccaccgcccgcACTCCAccacagccaccaccaccacgacggcCTCagacaccgccgcctcctcttcgTCGTCGCACACCCTCCACGACTACAACCGCCTCCTGGCCGCGTTCGCACGGGACGGTGACGGCGACGCGGCTCTCCGCGTGCTCCGCCGCatgctcctctcctcccccgcctGCGCACCCACCGCCGTCTCCTACACCTCCGCCATGTCCGCGCTCGCCAAGGCCGGACGCCCCGCCGACGCAGCATCTCTCTTCGACGACATGCTCGCCAACGGCGTCACCCCGGACCGGGCCGCCTTCTCGCTCCTCCTCCACGTCTACTCCTCGCACCTCcatctccccgccgccgcgcactcCGTACTCCTCTGGATGACCCGCCTGGGCCTCCCGCCGACCCCcatcgactacaccgacctcatcTTCTCcttctgccgcgccggccgcctggCCGACGCCCTCCAGCTGCTCGACGAAATGCGCGCCCTCAATTACCCACTCACACCACATACATTCGCGCCGATCCTCAAGGCATTCTGCGATAATGCTGACATCCAAGCAGCCGACGCACTCATCAGCTCCATGCGCTGCTCCGGTTGCCTCCCTGATGTCGTTATTTACAACATCTACATCCAGGGGCTATGTAAGATGGGGTATTTTGATGCTGTCGAGCAGGTTATTGATGAGAGTAGCCGAAATGGGTGGGTGCCGGATGCAGTCACATACAGCACATACGTTGCTGGACTTTGCCGGTTCGGATACATTGAGGAAGCATTTCGGCAGCTGGAAATTATGGTAGCAAAGGGGCTACAGCTGACAGTAGTTGGTCTGAATATACTGTTGGACTACGTCGCGCAGGATCTTGATATGTGGGCAGGCAAGGAGGTCCTGGAGCGATGCCAAGAGCTTGGTTTTGTGGTTGATGTCGTGACATACAACACTGTCATGGATCATTTCTCCAAGAAAGGGAAGTGGCTGCGTGTCCTAAAGCTGTTTACGGACCTTCTCAAGAAACCCATAACACCCAATGTGCAGACATACAACATTTTGATTTCATGTCTGTGCCGAGCTGGCAAGTTTCAGTTTGCCAAATTCATGTTCAGCAGCAAGGGGTTTGTGGCAGACACTGTTACTTGTAACATTCTGATCCATGAGTTCTATGAAGCCGGAAAGGAGGGTGAGCTTGGTTTTTTGTTTGCTGATGTGAATGCAGGAAAAATTGCCCCAGATACCATCACATATAATACACTGGTCGATTGTCTCTTTAGGTCCGGGAGGAGGTCGGAGGCTGCCAATTTTGTCAGGCATATCGATGATGGCTACCCTACGGAGCCTGTTGCCCATTTGACGTATTGGTTAGTTAGGAGTGGAAATACACATGAGGCGTTGAGGCTGTTTGATGATATCCAAATAAAAGGACTGGTTCTGGATAGTAAGATTTTTGCTAATGTGATCAAGGCTTTCTGCAGAAAGGGTCCAGTAGAATGTTCAGATATGTCACAATTATGCTCTGTATTGGATAGGATGCTTGGGATTGGATAA